From the Leucobacter denitrificans genome, one window contains:
- a CDS encoding DUF6541 family protein, producing the protein MEAIPVITASVGILFLPGLVVAYLIGLRGLWAAALSPLVSTTLLVVAAVITPVLRLPWSILSAVSIAMIIGFLVVVLLRGVLRTRFSLPDRSGGTVVTAWALAAVPTALIILISIGNPGSISQTYDSIFHLNLVEFILDEANASPLVAGRLVSPDASTAFYPNAWNLIVSLVVGSTGASIPVAANALNLVLAVAVWPIGLLLLIRQLIGDSRLHMYAGALLCTGLTAFPLNLLYYGVLYPFFFGLLFLAPVLALLVQILRVGHEARITKVLGLCVLLLGVLPGMLIAHPGAFMAALALSVPLVLVSAGSNFRQLPKEKKLQRLLGVAVYFAAGLLMLLRLRPSYTWPPRISTLEAAGRVFTLALQGYGLPIVAAALAIIGLVVALRRRGPADLAVVGIWIVGALTFFVAAGIPFWRLRQFTVGVWYADTPRLAAVYAIALLPAAVLGATWLGKWLLYKSRFSVKLTGSFLVVLCGVGIHLTAGWTEFVPVVNKSYSADSDSKLLTADEITILEMLPELVPENSTIAGNPWTGTALAYALGQRDVLMSHVQSKLNSDGEKIVQELRWADERPDVCGALNREGVGYVLDFGDREVHGGNHRFPGLEELASSPAVDLVAVEGEAKLYRLVACE; encoded by the coding sequence ATGGAAGCAATTCCAGTGATCACGGCGAGCGTCGGGATATTGTTTCTCCCCGGGCTAGTTGTTGCCTATCTGATCGGTCTAAGAGGGCTTTGGGCTGCGGCATTGAGCCCTTTGGTATCAACCACGTTGTTGGTTGTTGCTGCAGTAATTACCCCAGTACTTCGACTTCCATGGTCTATCTTGAGCGCAGTCTCAATCGCAATGATCATTGGGTTCTTGGTGGTTGTATTGCTCCGCGGGGTCTTGCGTACCAGATTCTCATTGCCAGATCGCTCGGGCGGAACAGTTGTCACAGCATGGGCATTGGCAGCCGTTCCGACTGCGCTTATTATTCTGATTTCAATTGGGAACCCTGGATCGATTTCGCAGACTTATGACAGTATTTTTCATCTCAACTTAGTCGAGTTCATACTGGATGAGGCTAACGCCTCACCTCTGGTTGCGGGGCGCCTGGTTTCGCCAGATGCCTCAACCGCTTTCTATCCAAATGCGTGGAATCTCATTGTCTCGCTGGTCGTTGGTTCTACGGGAGCTTCGATCCCTGTTGCTGCCAATGCATTAAACCTAGTACTCGCGGTAGCAGTGTGGCCGATAGGGCTTTTACTTCTCATTCGTCAATTGATTGGGGATTCGAGACTGCACATGTATGCAGGGGCACTTTTGTGTACCGGACTTACAGCATTTCCGCTCAACTTGTTGTATTACGGCGTGCTCTACCCTTTCTTTTTTGGGCTGTTGTTCTTAGCGCCGGTGTTGGCATTGCTGGTTCAGATTCTGCGAGTGGGACATGAAGCACGTATAACTAAGGTTCTAGGGCTTTGCGTGTTGCTTCTAGGAGTTTTGCCTGGAATGCTTATTGCTCATCCTGGAGCTTTTATGGCGGCGCTCGCGCTATCAGTACCATTGGTACTAGTCAGTGCGGGGTCTAATTTTAGGCAGTTGCCTAAAGAGAAGAAACTGCAGCGCTTGCTTGGGGTTGCAGTATATTTTGCTGCTGGGTTATTGATGCTTTTGCGGCTCCGGCCGTCGTACACTTGGCCACCGAGAATCTCGACCTTGGAAGCAGCGGGACGAGTGTTTACCCTAGCATTGCAAGGGTACGGTTTACCTATTGTTGCTGCAGCACTTGCGATCATCGGGCTAGTCGTTGCGCTTCGACGGCGGGGCCCGGCTGATCTTGCAGTAGTTGGGATCTGGATTGTCGGGGCACTTACGTTCTTTGTTGCTGCGGGGATACCGTTCTGGCGTCTCCGACAATTCACCGTAGGCGTTTGGTACGCGGACACTCCAAGGCTTGCCGCTGTGTACGCTATCGCGTTGCTTCCGGCGGCTGTTTTGGGCGCAACGTGGCTTGGTAAATGGCTTCTTTACAAGAGTCGATTTTCAGTTAAATTAACAGGATCTTTCCTTGTTGTTCTTTGCGGTGTCGGGATTCACCTAACAGCAGGATGGACTGAGTTTGTTCCAGTCGTAAACAAGAGCTATTCGGCAGACTCAGATTCTAAGCTGTTAACCGCTGATGAGATTACGATCCTCGAAATGCTTCCAGAACTAGTCCCAGAGAACTCCACTATTGCGGGAAATCCCTGGACCGGGACAGCATTGGCCTATGCGTTAGGGCAGAGAGACGTTCTTATGTCGCATGTTCAGTCCAAACTCAATTCAGACGGAGAGAAGATCGTACAAGAGTTACGCTGGGCAGATGAGAGACCCGATGTTTGCGGCGCACTAAATCGGGAAGGTGTCGGATACGTTTTGGACTTTGGAGATCGTGAAGTCCACGGAGGTAATCACCGTTTTCCCGGTCTGGAAGAGTTGGCTTCCTCACCCGCGGTTGATCTAGTTGCGGTCGAGGGAGAAGCTAAGTTGTATCGCCTTGTAGCCTGCGAGTGA
- a CDS encoding DUF2304 domain-containing protein — translation MTIFQFALIIGVVGAAVFAIRVLPGERSLALKRILALLFVVAAILAIIFPSTVTAIANVLGIGRGTDLLLYVFIVMTLIFAVAIIRAKARSDARVTDLARAVALIEARTLEKESPSHGDSGK, via the coding sequence GTGACGATATTCCAGTTTGCACTAATCATCGGCGTAGTCGGTGCAGCAGTATTCGCGATTCGTGTTTTGCCGGGTGAGCGCTCCCTTGCGCTCAAACGTATTCTCGCTTTGCTCTTCGTGGTTGCTGCGATCCTTGCTATCATTTTCCCGAGTACAGTGACCGCTATCGCAAACGTGCTGGGTATCGGCCGCGGTACCGACCTATTGTTGTACGTCTTCATAGTTATGACTTTGATATTTGCAGTAGCAATTATTAGAGCGAAGGCGCGGAGCGACGCTCGTGTCACTGACCTCGCGCGGGCAGTTGCGCTTATCGAAGCACGCACTTTAGAAAAGGAATCACCTTCTCATGGTGATTCTGGTAAATAG
- a CDS encoding glycosyltransferase family 2 protein: MISNPPVEPTGARSNHDTWVIIPLYNEATVIGGVILDLLTAFPNVVCIDDGSHDNSGRIAQNAGAQVVTHPINLGQGAALQTGFEFALERDARYVVTFDADGQHRVVDAAEMIERARNENLAIVYGSRFLDDRTNPGILKRIVLKTAVWVTNVLTRTRLTDAHNGLRVIREDAIRGIKLRQDRMAHGTEIVVQLGKTKLPYAEHPVKVLYTDYSKAKGQSLLNSVNILVDLFIR; the protein is encoded by the coding sequence ATGATCTCCAATCCCCCGGTCGAACCTACCGGCGCCCGATCGAATCACGATACTTGGGTCATTATCCCCCTCTATAACGAAGCCACCGTAATCGGTGGAGTGATCTTGGATCTTCTCACTGCATTCCCTAACGTAGTTTGCATAGATGATGGTTCACACGATAATTCGGGTCGGATTGCACAAAACGCAGGCGCGCAAGTCGTCACGCATCCGATCAACTTGGGCCAAGGAGCCGCCTTGCAAACTGGTTTTGAGTTTGCACTTGAACGTGACGCCAGGTATGTCGTAACATTCGACGCCGACGGGCAGCATCGGGTCGTTGATGCCGCCGAAATGATAGAGCGAGCACGCAACGAGAATCTTGCGATTGTGTACGGTTCACGTTTTCTAGATGACCGCACCAATCCAGGGATACTGAAGAGAATTGTCCTTAAAACTGCCGTCTGGGTTACGAATGTCCTCACACGAACCAGGCTCACTGATGCCCATAACGGTCTTCGCGTAATTCGCGAAGACGCTATTCGCGGGATCAAATTGCGCCAAGACCGAATGGCTCACGGTACCGAGATTGTTGTCCAGCTCGGTAAGACCAAACTGCCTTACGCTGAGCACCCGGTCAAAGTTCTATACACTGACTACTCGAAAGCGAAGGGGCAATCGTTGCTTAACTCGGTAAACATCCTCGTCGATCTCTTCATTCGTTAG
- a CDS encoding DegT/DnrJ/EryC1/StrS family aminotransferase yields the protein MTDFIPAAKPIIGAEERLAVDRVLQSGIIAQGPEVASFEKEFAEHFVCGRESVAVNSGTSGLHLGLLAAGIGPGDEVIVPSFTFAATANSVALTGATPVFVDIEPDYFTLDPASIRAAITGQTRGILPVHLYGHPFLVEEIEAIATENGLLIFEDAAQAHGASWRGRNVGTIGHFAMFSLYPTKNMTSGEGGMVACSDSETARKLRLLRNQGMETQYSNELIGFNARMTDIHAAIGRVQLNKIDAWNTKRKENADTLTAALADVAEITVPKVASGAVHVYHQYTIRVDADERDSIQRALRDEYQVGSGVYYPIPNHRLPSLSRFAPDLYLPQTERAASQVLSLPVHPSLTAADLERIVNAVTAVVRAGA from the coding sequence GTGACTGATTTCATTCCAGCCGCAAAACCAATCATCGGTGCCGAGGAGCGATTAGCTGTTGACCGGGTACTTCAATCTGGAATCATTGCTCAAGGACCGGAAGTTGCGAGCTTTGAGAAGGAATTTGCTGAGCATTTTGTGTGCGGGCGGGAATCGGTTGCAGTGAATTCCGGCACTAGCGGCCTGCACCTAGGGTTGCTTGCTGCTGGTATCGGACCCGGTGACGAGGTGATCGTGCCGTCATTCACGTTCGCTGCGACTGCAAATTCTGTAGCCTTGACAGGCGCCACTCCAGTTTTTGTCGATATTGAACCGGATTATTTCACATTGGATCCCGCTTCGATCCGGGCTGCGATCACCGGACAAACACGTGGGATTTTGCCGGTCCACCTATACGGTCACCCATTTCTCGTCGAAGAAATTGAGGCAATTGCCACTGAGAATGGGTTACTTATCTTTGAGGATGCTGCACAAGCACATGGCGCAAGCTGGAGGGGACGAAACGTCGGTACGATCGGCCACTTCGCGATGTTCAGTTTGTACCCCACCAAGAATATGACCTCGGGTGAGGGAGGAATGGTTGCTTGTTCAGATTCGGAAACTGCGAGGAAGTTGCGTCTACTCCGGAATCAGGGAATGGAGACGCAGTATTCTAATGAGCTGATTGGATTCAATGCCCGTATGACGGACATTCACGCAGCCATTGGCCGAGTTCAGTTGAATAAGATTGATGCCTGGAATACTAAGCGCAAAGAAAACGCCGACACACTCACGGCTGCACTCGCTGACGTGGCTGAGATCACGGTTCCCAAAGTGGCGTCCGGCGCGGTCCACGTTTACCATCAGTATACGATCCGAGTGGATGCAGATGAGAGAGATAGCATTCAACGAGCGCTTAGAGATGAGTATCAAGTAGGGTCAGGCGTCTACTACCCGATCCCGAACCATCGTTTGCCGTCATTATCTAGGTTTGCGCCAGATCTCTACCTCCCACAAACTGAGCGGGCTGCATCGCAAGTACTGTCTCTACCCGTACATCCGTCACTCACGGCTGCCGACTTAGAACGAATTGTCAATGCTGTAACCGCAGTGGTGAGAGCCGGGGCCTGA
- a CDS encoding glycosyltransferase, with product MTVGNGVDTDRLSKSLQATVTSGETRRESRVFVYAGTASEVHGAEIFVEAMPMVLKTYPDVRLRFIGGGSERDSLIRRVNQLGISHAVTFESTKQIEELAPILRQATVAIASVRPNSGYDFAFPTKLYAAAVCGAKLLYTGNGPARDFVNVELSGEPLGTAVDFDPLSVASAMVELIREEQSIERRIAVSTWAKEALSLKKVSERIVEVASQVVDKEGPKA from the coding sequence GTGACGGTTGGTAACGGGGTCGACACGGATCGATTGTCGAAGTCATTGCAAGCTACGGTTACGAGTGGTGAGACTAGGCGTGAGTCGAGAGTATTTGTCTATGCAGGGACCGCCTCGGAGGTTCATGGCGCTGAAATTTTTGTAGAAGCAATGCCAATGGTGCTAAAAACCTACCCCGATGTAAGACTCCGATTTATTGGAGGCGGTTCGGAACGGGATTCGTTAATTCGGCGTGTCAATCAATTGGGCATATCGCACGCGGTGACTTTTGAATCAACTAAACAGATTGAAGAACTTGCCCCAATTCTTCGGCAAGCAACAGTTGCTATTGCTAGCGTTCGGCCCAATTCAGGATATGATTTTGCGTTCCCTACCAAACTCTACGCGGCTGCAGTTTGTGGGGCTAAGTTACTGTACACAGGAAATGGTCCAGCTCGAGACTTTGTGAACGTGGAGCTAAGTGGAGAACCTCTCGGTACTGCTGTAGATTTTGACCCACTTTCAGTTGCAAGTGCAATGGTCGAGTTAATACGAGAGGAACAGTCGATAGAACGCCGTATCGCTGTATCGACATGGGCGAAGGAAGCACTGAGCCTAAAGAAAGTTTCAGAACGAATCGTAGAGGTTGCTTCACAAGTGGTTGATAAAGAGGGGCCAAAGGCATGA
- a CDS encoding ATP-binding cassette domain-containing protein, whose amino-acid sequence MSTAEVTRLVDTAMANTTMGFLVPLSQVPVNALTFVGALSVLVVSQPLTALTAFLYLGAVSTLMFFVITPQARRAGDHNRKFSYLVATLITEMIDALKEVTLRGKLDDVGATISRNRRRATRARANVAFLSAVPKYVFEAALIGGFLVVGGVAYLVGGPEGLVTGLTLFAATGFRMMPAMNSVQASITQASSNSVYANDIVNELQFPLRESVEIARDESSLPSNPTVLKLSEVSFSYPGSSTKVLDGLNLEIPIGSSLALVGPSGAGKSTLIDILLGLSMASGGTVELDGMPLESVISQWRSRVGYVPQRVALFDASIAQNVALTWNDDFDSSKVEEVLERVNLSDLLDREAGIYRALGERGATVSGGQQQRIGIARALYSDPFVMVMDEATSALDTATEKVVTDSLNELRGSVTFITVAHRLSTIRNYDQVCYLDSGKILAKGTFDEVVAELPEFEAQARLAGLT is encoded by the coding sequence ATGAGCACTGCAGAAGTGACCCGGCTTGTCGACACTGCAATGGCAAACACCACGATGGGGTTCCTTGTTCCGCTTTCTCAAGTTCCGGTCAACGCGCTTACGTTCGTAGGGGCGCTTTCAGTTCTTGTTGTCTCACAACCGCTTACAGCTTTGACAGCTTTCTTGTATTTGGGTGCCGTCTCGACATTGATGTTCTTTGTGATCACTCCCCAGGCTAGGCGCGCGGGCGATCATAATCGCAAGTTTAGTTACCTTGTAGCGACACTAATCACTGAGATGATAGATGCGTTAAAAGAAGTAACACTTCGAGGTAAATTAGATGACGTCGGTGCGACAATTAGCAGGAACCGGCGTAGAGCTACTCGAGCTCGGGCGAATGTTGCGTTCTTATCTGCGGTACCGAAGTACGTGTTTGAAGCGGCACTGATTGGCGGCTTCCTTGTAGTTGGCGGGGTCGCATACTTGGTTGGTGGGCCTGAAGGGCTTGTAACTGGTCTCACGCTTTTTGCGGCCACAGGATTTAGGATGATGCCTGCGATGAACAGCGTCCAAGCTTCCATCACTCAAGCGTCGTCGAATTCGGTCTATGCCAACGATATAGTCAACGAGCTGCAATTTCCGCTTCGGGAAAGCGTAGAGATAGCCCGTGATGAGTCCAGTCTCCCTTCCAATCCAACTGTATTGAAGCTAAGTGAAGTTTCATTCTCTTACCCGGGCTCCTCTACAAAGGTTCTCGACGGACTCAACCTTGAAATTCCCATTGGCTCGAGCCTGGCACTCGTTGGTCCTTCTGGTGCCGGAAAGTCAACACTGATTGACATTCTCTTGGGACTCAGTATGGCTTCCGGTGGCACGGTCGAACTCGACGGAATGCCGTTAGAGAGTGTTATCTCTCAATGGCGCAGTCGCGTAGGTTATGTCCCTCAGCGAGTGGCTCTATTTGATGCTTCGATTGCCCAGAACGTTGCACTTACGTGGAATGATGATTTTGATTCTTCCAAGGTAGAAGAGGTTCTCGAGCGCGTCAATTTGAGCGATCTCTTGGACCGAGAAGCCGGAATTTATAGGGCGCTCGGTGAGCGAGGAGCTACGGTTTCTGGTGGCCAACAACAACGTATAGGGATCGCTCGGGCTCTGTATTCTGACCCTTTTGTCATGGTGATGGATGAGGCTACAAGCGCTCTCGACACAGCAACTGAGAAGGTCGTAACGGATTCGCTCAATGAGCTTCGAGGAAGTGTTACTTTCATCACAGTGGCACATCGGTTATCGACTATCCGTAACTATGATCAAGTCTGTTATCTGGACAGCGGGAAGATCCTTGCTAAAGGTACCTTCGACGAGGTAGTTGCGGAACTCCCTGAGTTTGAAGCGCAAGCCCGATTGGCTGGCTTAACTTAG
- a CDS encoding glycosyltransferase family 2 protein: protein MSIANLSLDVIIPVHNVERPIRRSVLSVISAKNPRIRALVIAHNIPRESILRKLKDLDLERLQVIEHRDGVFSPAGPKNAGIDASSATYIAFLDSDDEYEIGALDAFCNELQSASSPDLLIGQLRGTSQGRIMAPLPRVRRFENLDPVKDLLNNRTAPIGVMIRREVLKSTGAPRFSEGYPIGEDIELGLYLWNQTRSISYSRYASGYLVHEDGTDRVTGRTLSVESALAPVARIVQMDWFKELSPQQKTAACAKLIKFQVLRLCHRLESVGPIGPLDREAARNVLWLLLRMSPNALGLLTPHEARAARVLGSTENNELGTIFRTSKISSFLDKFLTHRVTHIFNPAGGLRVAIRLIFVPATLKRFRQP, encoded by the coding sequence TTGAGCATTGCGAATTTGTCGCTTGATGTAATTATCCCCGTTCACAATGTTGAACGACCTATCCGACGCTCTGTTTTGAGCGTCATCTCCGCCAAAAATCCTCGAATTCGAGCGCTAGTGATCGCGCACAATATCCCGCGTGAAAGTATACTTAGAAAGCTTAAGGATCTCGACCTTGAGCGGCTCCAAGTCATTGAACATCGTGACGGAGTATTTTCCCCTGCGGGTCCCAAAAATGCAGGTATTGACGCTTCCTCTGCAACATACATTGCCTTTCTGGATTCCGATGATGAATATGAAATCGGTGCACTCGACGCATTTTGCAATGAGCTTCAGTCTGCGTCTAGTCCTGATTTGCTAATCGGTCAGTTAAGGGGCACTTCACAAGGTCGGATTATGGCGCCCCTACCAAGAGTTCGACGTTTCGAGAACCTTGATCCAGTGAAAGACTTGCTAAATAATCGAACCGCACCGATCGGCGTGATGATACGGCGCGAAGTACTCAAATCTACTGGAGCGCCAAGGTTTAGCGAGGGCTATCCAATCGGCGAAGATATAGAACTTGGACTCTACCTGTGGAATCAGACGAGAAGTATTTCATACTCACGGTATGCATCCGGCTACTTGGTACACGAAGATGGAACTGATCGCGTAACCGGACGGACACTGTCCGTAGAAAGCGCCCTCGCTCCGGTCGCCAGGATAGTTCAAATGGATTGGTTTAAGGAACTTTCACCACAGCAAAAGACTGCGGCTTGCGCAAAGCTCATTAAATTTCAGGTTCTTCGCCTGTGCCATCGTTTAGAGTCCGTTGGGCCAATCGGACCCCTCGATCGAGAGGCAGCGCGGAACGTTTTGTGGCTGCTATTGAGAATGTCTCCAAATGCTTTAGGGCTTCTCACTCCGCACGAAGCACGCGCTGCCAGAGTACTTGGCTCTACCGAGAACAATGAATTGGGAACAATTTTCCGTACTTCAAAGATCAGTAGCTTTCTCGATAAGTTCCTAACCCACCGAGTAACGCATATTTTTAACCCTGCGGGAGGCTTGAGGGTCGCAATCCGGTTGATCTTCGTTCCAGCTACGCTCAAACGCTTTCGTCAGCCCTAA